A section of the Gallus gallus isolate bGalGal1 chromosome 4, bGalGal1.mat.broiler.GRCg7b, whole genome shotgun sequence genome encodes:
- the CYSLTR1 gene encoding cysteinyl leukotriene receptor 1 isoform X2 has protein sequence MAAQTAQSRMKLWVDLPHVRCHCAFLSKAAPTCCFSRQPLKTAPTWSTAAPSEQSWGYRLPLIRKRPEIPLHPPSASQQEMTTFLNNSLCQHAIDDFRNRVYSTLYSMISIMGFAGNGVVLFVLIRTFRQRTAFQVYMFNLAVSDFLCVCTLPLRVVYYVHQGHWFFSDILCRISSYALYVNLYCSIFFMTAMSFFRCIAIVFPVQNINLVTERKAKFVCIGIWIFVILTSTPFLMNGTYQHGNKTKCFEPPEDIQKTNIIVNLDFIALFLGFIIPFIIITICYTMIIRTLLKNSLKKNQANRKKAIWMIVIVTATFLVSFTPYHILRTVHLHVLRLRHASCEDTVYLQKSVVVTLPLAAANCCFDPLLYFFSGGNFRKRLTTFRKASSSSITQAFRKKFSLKERDDEPFGESHKENGNAPVVAL, from the exons ATGGCTGCACAAACGGCGCAGTCACGGATGAAGCTGTGGGTGGATCTGCCCCATGTCAGGTGTCACTGTGCTTTCCTCTCAAAGGCAGCCCCAACGTGTTGTTTTTCACGTCAGCCATTGAAAACAGCCCCCACgtggagcacagctgctcctTCTGAGCAATCATGGGGTTATAGACTTCCCCTCATCAGGAAAAG ACCTGAGATCCCTCTCCATCCACCCAGTGCATCCCAACAAGAGATGACCACGTTCCTCAACAACTCCTTGTGCCAACACGCCATCGATGACTTCCGAAACCGCGTGTACTCCACGCTGTACTCCATGATCAGCATCATGGGCTTTGCTGGCAATggtgttgtgctctttgtgctcATCAGGACGTTCCGGCAGCGGACGGCCTTCCAGGTGTACATGTTCAACCTGGCCGTGTCCGACTTCCTCTGCGTGTGCACCCTCCCCCTGCGCGTGGTCTACTACGTCCACCAAGGGCACTGGTTCTTCAGTGACATCCTATGCAGGATCAGCTCCTACGCTTTGTACGTCAACCTCTactgcagcattttcttcatGACTGCCATGAGTTTCTTCCGCTGCATAGCCATCGTTTTTCCAGTTCAGAACATCAATTTGGTCACGGAGAGGAAGGCTAAATTCGTGTGCATCGGGATCTGGATTTTTGTTATCCTGACGAGCACTCCTTTTCTGATGAATGGGACTTACCAACACGgcaacaagaccaagtgcttTGAACCCCCAGAGGACATCCAGAAGACCAACATAATCGTGAACCTGGATTTTATCGCCCTCTTTTTGGGTTTCATTATCCCCTTCATCATCATAACCATCTGCTACACCATGATCATAAGGACCCTCCTGAAGAACTCCCTGAAGAAGAACCAGGCCAACCGCAAGAAGGCCATCTGGATGATCGTCATCGTGACAGCCACCTTCCTGGTGAGCTTCACCCCATACCACATCCTGCGCACCGTTCACCTGCATGTGCTGCGGCTGCGGCACGCCAGCTGTGAGGACACAGTTTACCTGCAGAAGTCGGTGGTGGTGACGCTGCCGTTGGCCGCCGCCAACTGCTGCTTCGACCCATTGCTCTACTTCTTCTCGGGGGGCAACTTTCGGAAGAGGTTGACCACCTTCAGGAAGGCTTCCTCCTCCAGCATCACGCAAGCCTTCAGGAAAAAGTTCTCCCTGAAAGAGAGAGACGATGAACCCTTTGGGGAAAGCCATAAGGAGAATGGGAATGCCCCTGTGGTCGCTTTGTAA
- the CYSLTR1 gene encoding cysteinyl leukotriene receptor 1 isoform X3 — protein MERRKEGFRPEIPLHPPSASQQEMTTFLNNSLCQHAIDDFRNRVYSTLYSMISIMGFAGNGVVLFVLIRTFRQRTAFQVYMFNLAVSDFLCVCTLPLRVVYYVHQGHWFFSDILCRISSYALYVNLYCSIFFMTAMSFFRCIAIVFPVQNINLVTERKAKFVCIGIWIFVILTSTPFLMNGTYQHGNKTKCFEPPEDIQKTNIIVNLDFIALFLGFIIPFIIITICYTMIIRTLLKNSLKKNQANRKKAIWMIVIVTATFLVSFTPYHILRTVHLHVLRLRHASCEDTVYLQKSVVVTLPLAAANCCFDPLLYFFSGGNFRKRLTTFRKASSSSITQAFRKKFSLKERDDEPFGESHKENGNAPVVAL, from the exons atggaaagaaggaaggaaggattcAG ACCTGAGATCCCTCTCCATCCACCCAGTGCATCCCAACAAGAGATGACCACGTTCCTCAACAACTCCTTGTGCCAACACGCCATCGATGACTTCCGAAACCGCGTGTACTCCACGCTGTACTCCATGATCAGCATCATGGGCTTTGCTGGCAATggtgttgtgctctttgtgctcATCAGGACGTTCCGGCAGCGGACGGCCTTCCAGGTGTACATGTTCAACCTGGCCGTGTCCGACTTCCTCTGCGTGTGCACCCTCCCCCTGCGCGTGGTCTACTACGTCCACCAAGGGCACTGGTTCTTCAGTGACATCCTATGCAGGATCAGCTCCTACGCTTTGTACGTCAACCTCTactgcagcattttcttcatGACTGCCATGAGTTTCTTCCGCTGCATAGCCATCGTTTTTCCAGTTCAGAACATCAATTTGGTCACGGAGAGGAAGGCTAAATTCGTGTGCATCGGGATCTGGATTTTTGTTATCCTGACGAGCACTCCTTTTCTGATGAATGGGACTTACCAACACGgcaacaagaccaagtgcttTGAACCCCCAGAGGACATCCAGAAGACCAACATAATCGTGAACCTGGATTTTATCGCCCTCTTTTTGGGTTTCATTATCCCCTTCATCATCATAACCATCTGCTACACCATGATCATAAGGACCCTCCTGAAGAACTCCCTGAAGAAGAACCAGGCCAACCGCAAGAAGGCCATCTGGATGATCGTCATCGTGACAGCCACCTTCCTGGTGAGCTTCACCCCATACCACATCCTGCGCACCGTTCACCTGCATGTGCTGCGGCTGCGGCACGCCAGCTGTGAGGACACAGTTTACCTGCAGAAGTCGGTGGTGGTGACGCTGCCGTTGGCCGCCGCCAACTGCTGCTTCGACCCATTGCTCTACTTCTTCTCGGGGGGCAACTTTCGGAAGAGGTTGACCACCTTCAGGAAGGCTTCCTCCTCCAGCATCACGCAAGCCTTCAGGAAAAAGTTCTCCCTGAAAGAGAGAGACGATGAACCCTTTGGGGAAAGCCATAAGGAGAATGGGAATGCCCCTGTGGTCGCTTTGTAA
- the CYSLTR1 gene encoding cysteinyl leukotriene receptor 1 isoform X1 → MEGKKITFLVVMLIPDGVQGLSACLGAGSSAPRSQSSAERGWRSRGTRAAPGSGAGRSLPVGGGGAARYKGGGAGQGGSGRLGSARLGSARPEIPLHPPSASQQEMTTFLNNSLCQHAIDDFRNRVYSTLYSMISIMGFAGNGVVLFVLIRTFRQRTAFQVYMFNLAVSDFLCVCTLPLRVVYYVHQGHWFFSDILCRISSYALYVNLYCSIFFMTAMSFFRCIAIVFPVQNINLVTERKAKFVCIGIWIFVILTSTPFLMNGTYQHGNKTKCFEPPEDIQKTNIIVNLDFIALFLGFIIPFIIITICYTMIIRTLLKNSLKKNQANRKKAIWMIVIVTATFLVSFTPYHILRTVHLHVLRLRHASCEDTVYLQKSVVVTLPLAAANCCFDPLLYFFSGGNFRKRLTTFRKASSSSITQAFRKKFSLKERDDEPFGESHKENGNAPVVAL, encoded by the exons atggaagggaagaaaatcacCTTTCTGGTGGTGATGTTGATCCCAGATGGCGTTCAGGGCCTCTCTGCCTGCCTCGGGGCGGGGAGCTCTGCCCCCCGATCGCAGAGCTCAGCAGAACGGGGGTGGCGGAGCCGCGGAACGAGGGCTGCTCccggcagcggggccgggcggtcCCTCCccgtggggggcgggggggccgcCCGCTATAagggcggcggagcggggcagGGTGGCTCGGGGCGGCTCGGATCGGCACGGCTCGGATCGGCACG ACCTGAGATCCCTCTCCATCCACCCAGTGCATCCCAACAAGAGATGACCACGTTCCTCAACAACTCCTTGTGCCAACACGCCATCGATGACTTCCGAAACCGCGTGTACTCCACGCTGTACTCCATGATCAGCATCATGGGCTTTGCTGGCAATggtgttgtgctctttgtgctcATCAGGACGTTCCGGCAGCGGACGGCCTTCCAGGTGTACATGTTCAACCTGGCCGTGTCCGACTTCCTCTGCGTGTGCACCCTCCCCCTGCGCGTGGTCTACTACGTCCACCAAGGGCACTGGTTCTTCAGTGACATCCTATGCAGGATCAGCTCCTACGCTTTGTACGTCAACCTCTactgcagcattttcttcatGACTGCCATGAGTTTCTTCCGCTGCATAGCCATCGTTTTTCCAGTTCAGAACATCAATTTGGTCACGGAGAGGAAGGCTAAATTCGTGTGCATCGGGATCTGGATTTTTGTTATCCTGACGAGCACTCCTTTTCTGATGAATGGGACTTACCAACACGgcaacaagaccaagtgcttTGAACCCCCAGAGGACATCCAGAAGACCAACATAATCGTGAACCTGGATTTTATCGCCCTCTTTTTGGGTTTCATTATCCCCTTCATCATCATAACCATCTGCTACACCATGATCATAAGGACCCTCCTGAAGAACTCCCTGAAGAAGAACCAGGCCAACCGCAAGAAGGCCATCTGGATGATCGTCATCGTGACAGCCACCTTCCTGGTGAGCTTCACCCCATACCACATCCTGCGCACCGTTCACCTGCATGTGCTGCGGCTGCGGCACGCCAGCTGTGAGGACACAGTTTACCTGCAGAAGTCGGTGGTGGTGACGCTGCCGTTGGCCGCCGCCAACTGCTGCTTCGACCCATTGCTCTACTTCTTCTCGGGGGGCAACTTTCGGAAGAGGTTGACCACCTTCAGGAAGGCTTCCTCCTCCAGCATCACGCAAGCCTTCAGGAAAAAGTTCTCCCTGAAAGAGAGAGACGATGAACCCTTTGGGGAAAGCCATAAGGAGAATGGGAATGCCCCTGTGGTCGCTTTGTAA
- the CYSLTR1 gene encoding cysteinyl leukotriene receptor 1 isoform X4 — MTTFLNNSLCQHAIDDFRNRVYSTLYSMISIMGFAGNGVVLFVLIRTFRQRTAFQVYMFNLAVSDFLCVCTLPLRVVYYVHQGHWFFSDILCRISSYALYVNLYCSIFFMTAMSFFRCIAIVFPVQNINLVTERKAKFVCIGIWIFVILTSTPFLMNGTYQHGNKTKCFEPPEDIQKTNIIVNLDFIALFLGFIIPFIIITICYTMIIRTLLKNSLKKNQANRKKAIWMIVIVTATFLVSFTPYHILRTVHLHVLRLRHASCEDTVYLQKSVVVTLPLAAANCCFDPLLYFFSGGNFRKRLTTFRKASSSSITQAFRKKFSLKERDDEPFGESHKENGNAPVVAL, encoded by the coding sequence ATGACCACGTTCCTCAACAACTCCTTGTGCCAACACGCCATCGATGACTTCCGAAACCGCGTGTACTCCACGCTGTACTCCATGATCAGCATCATGGGCTTTGCTGGCAATggtgttgtgctctttgtgctcATCAGGACGTTCCGGCAGCGGACGGCCTTCCAGGTGTACATGTTCAACCTGGCCGTGTCCGACTTCCTCTGCGTGTGCACCCTCCCCCTGCGCGTGGTCTACTACGTCCACCAAGGGCACTGGTTCTTCAGTGACATCCTATGCAGGATCAGCTCCTACGCTTTGTACGTCAACCTCTactgcagcattttcttcatGACTGCCATGAGTTTCTTCCGCTGCATAGCCATCGTTTTTCCAGTTCAGAACATCAATTTGGTCACGGAGAGGAAGGCTAAATTCGTGTGCATCGGGATCTGGATTTTTGTTATCCTGACGAGCACTCCTTTTCTGATGAATGGGACTTACCAACACGgcaacaagaccaagtgcttTGAACCCCCAGAGGACATCCAGAAGACCAACATAATCGTGAACCTGGATTTTATCGCCCTCTTTTTGGGTTTCATTATCCCCTTCATCATCATAACCATCTGCTACACCATGATCATAAGGACCCTCCTGAAGAACTCCCTGAAGAAGAACCAGGCCAACCGCAAGAAGGCCATCTGGATGATCGTCATCGTGACAGCCACCTTCCTGGTGAGCTTCACCCCATACCACATCCTGCGCACCGTTCACCTGCATGTGCTGCGGCTGCGGCACGCCAGCTGTGAGGACACAGTTTACCTGCAGAAGTCGGTGGTGGTGACGCTGCCGTTGGCCGCCGCCAACTGCTGCTTCGACCCATTGCTCTACTTCTTCTCGGGGGGCAACTTTCGGAAGAGGTTGACCACCTTCAGGAAGGCTTCCTCCTCCAGCATCACGCAAGCCTTCAGGAAAAAGTTCTCCCTGAAAGAGAGAGACGATGAACCCTTTGGGGAAAGCCATAAGGAGAATGGGAATGCCCCTGTGGTCGCTTTGTAA